The Methanomassiliicoccales archaeon DNA segment GGCAACGACACCCATGACGATAGGTCTTCGAGCGCCAGAGGCCCAAAAGAGCATTTCATGCATGAGTGCAAGACCTTGTGACGAAGTTGCCGTGAAAGTTCTCGCTCCTACATATGATGCACCGATCAGCATTGACATTGCACTATGTTCGCTTTCAACGAGAACGTATTTCCCATCAAGTTTGCCCATAGCATAAAATTCTGCGAGCTTCTCAGAAATACTGCTCTGCGGTGTAATTGGGTATGCCGCTATCACCTTAACTCTTGCCAGCTTTACTGCGTAAGCGGCCGCGTAATTAGCAGTCATAACCTCGATCATTTTCCCATCTCCTTTTCCATGGTGATTGCACCAGATGGGCATTCATTTGCGCAGATTCCACATCCCTTACAGTATTCATAGTTTACCCGTGGATAGTCACCTTCTTTATCCACCTCGACACTAACATCTGGACAGAATTTCCAGCAGATATAGCAGCGAGTGCATTTTTCGGCGTTGATCACCGGCCTAATAGTGCGCCAAGTACCTGTCTTGTTATCCTCAGTATTGCAAAATGTAATCGGTGTTGATGGCAAATCTTTGTAGGTTTGGGGCAATTTTATCATGATCAAACCTCCCTTACCAAATCATAGGCATCTTTTGCCGCTGCTGCGTTTTCCTCCTTTTTAGTCGGAGCCGCTTCCCTAATGCTTTCCATTAGTGATTCTAATCTTATTTTTTGAAAAATTTTCACAAATGCCCCGACGATAGCAGTATTTACTATCGGCGCAGTTTCGCTTCCAAGCCCGTGTTTCAGCGCGATGCCTGTCGCATCAACAATCCAAGTTTTGTTTGGAATTTGAATTCCGAGTTCTGCTTTGCTCTTTGTTGTGTTCAATAGAACCTCTCCACCGGTTTTCAGTCCCTGGAAAACATTGACGAACTCCATAAG contains these protein-coding regions:
- a CDS encoding 4Fe-4S binding protein; translation: MIKLPQTYKDLPSTPITFCNTEDNKTGTWRTIRPVINAEKCTRCYICWKFCPDVSVEVDKEGDYPRVNYEYCKGCGICANECPSGAITMEKEMGK
- a CDS encoding 2-oxoacid:acceptor oxidoreductase family protein, whose translation is MIEIRIHGRGGQGAVVASEILARAAVKDGMRVAAFPFFGVERRGAPVTAFCRIDDKPIRIHAGIYEPDYVIVLDPKLMEFVNVFQGLKTGGEVLLNTTKSKAELGIQIPNKTWIVDATGIALKHGLGSETAPIVNTAIVGAFVKIFQKIRLESLMESIREAAPTKKEENAAAAKDAYDLVREV